Sequence from the Meleagris gallopavo isolate NT-WF06-2002-E0010 breed Aviagen turkey brand Nicholas breeding stock chromosome 15, Turkey_5.1, whole genome shotgun sequence genome:
ACACAGCGAAACCTCTGGGTGAGGATTCCCTGAGCCCAGGCACAGCCCAGTGCCAAGGACACAGCTCTATGAGTACACAGGGCTGCACTCAGGGGGTGACATTTCAGCAATCGGTGTGATGCTCTGCAGGGAGTCCGGGAGCAGGGAGCGGAGCTGGGTTGATAAGAGCTGCTGGCTGAGAACGTGTTTAagtaatgaaaggaaaagagaggttTGAGATGCCCTTTTAAAGGAATAGTCGGGCAGGGGCAAGACCTGCTGAGCAATGTATAAAAACAAGCTTCAGGCTGAGGAGAGATGTTAGGATTAGCCAGAACCCAGAATAAACTCTGCTATTTCCAAGTAAAATTTTGGCATTGGCCTCTTCAAaaccagccctgcagcagcagagacagCAGGATGCTGCCGTGCCCCCACACCAGGAGTGGCCCCAGCAGTGggacagagcagcacagggtgGCTGAGGCACTGCCTGGTGCACACCCTGCATGCAGGGGACACAGCAGGCACCTCCCAAATGGGCATCCCAGCCCAACGAATGGATGGAAGCTTTCTGTGTCCTAGGCATCACCCTTCCCCAAAGCTCCATACAGCAGATGTGCTGCGTATAGGAAAAGTGCCATGGGGCCATCGTGTACAGGAGGACACAGGACTCTCCCCTAGAAGGGGGCAGGCTGGGGGGacacaggagctgcaggaaggggatGGATGGGGAATCAGCCAGAGCCAGCTTTGCTTCTTTGAATGCATCCAGCCATGTTGCATGATGGGGACACCTCTTTTTGGAGGTGGTGGAAGGAGTAAAAACCAGCAGGGGTAGAAAAATCCCACGGGGGCAAAATTTCTATGAAGTCAGCACCACAGAGCCAGCACTGCGCAGACCTGTGGGATGGACGCAGTGGGGGAACCCATAGAGTCTCCGCACTTTGGGGCCAGAGCCGTGCTGCCGTAGCATCCTCAAGGGCAGGATAAGCGTGTTTGCTCAGCTGAGATCAGCCCTTCCGTTTCCTTCCATTGGTGAGCATCAGGTGCAGCAGCAAGGCCACCAGCCTGCAGCATTTCCTACCCGCTTAACCCCTTCAGGGCAGGAGTGGAACCAGGACAGCCAGCGCAGCATGATGGGAAAGCCAAGCCCAAGCACACGGATGGTGTGACCGCCCAGAAAGCGCTGATGTCTCCAATGGTGCTGGGACTGGTTCACCCTCCCTGCTTTTAGCTTCGACATACAAAAGCCAGCTATCAAACCTGTTCCTACACATCTTCTACTCCTGGCTCTGCCCTGTACAACCTCAGTTTCCCAAAGCATAAGATGACACTGGCATTGTGTCAAACGGGAGGCTGAACCTGCCGGACAATGAGACACAAACGGGCTGCTCTGCCATCGGTGAGTCTGGTGGGTTAAATGGGTCAAATGCACCCGGGAGAAAACCACAGCCACTGCTCAGCCACAGCCACTGCTCGGactgctcctcacacacctcCCCAGAGCTCTTCTGCTAATTGCCAGCAATCAGAGCACACGGCGGCGCCCAGACCTTGCTCCTATCGCTTCCAGGATCACATGCAGGCAAAACCcacttaaacaaaaaaaaaaaaaagattttgagatTTTGAACTCCCAGCAAAGATCTGTGCTCATTCCAAACTGTTACAAAATGCCAGTGTTTTCCCCTGCCTGCCAAAAGCCTCCTTTGATGAGATGAGAGGTGTTATCAGAAGCAAAAATCGAAGGGGCTGAAGAACCCGAGGCAGGTTCCATAGGGTGGAACCACCAAATCAGAGACTTTCATCCTTCCCCACCACGGAGGCTGCAGATCATTAGCACAGAGGGACTGGAGCTCACTGAATGCCACTGCTTTTGGCAGCCGGGGGTGATGACAGCCGGGCGTTGTTGGCCGTGGCAGTGTTCGGGCTGCGGGTGGCAGGGCCCAGCACTATTCATCCCAGGGCTGGTGTGTGAGGCAGGGACAATACAGAGCTCCTCAGGGATTTTCTGACCAAGCCTCCTGTCCTGGGACAGGGATGTTCCATACAGGTTATGTAGAAGTGGCAGTTTTACCATTAATTTACATGGGAAAAAGGTTCCTTCCACACAGGAGGAGATACTTGTTCCTTTAGCTGTGCCAGACTGGACTGGTGTAGGGAAGAGTTAAAGGATTAGGACGTGAGTCTGGGATGTCAGAAACCACTTCAAGCCTCCACTTTGCAAAACCCTTATCTTGTGTCCCAGCAAGCAACTTGGCCACAGAACAACAGGCAAACACTGGGCCGAGCCCAGCTTTCACTCCCTGTTCTCCTCTACAAAGCCCTCCAACTGTTCAGGATGAGACAACTTCAAAACCTCATACAAAGCTTTCCTGAGATGGGATGAGGAGTGCCGgccctcctgcaggcagcatTTTGGTGTATGCTGTGTAGCACGGGGCACGTCAGCATGCAGCTCAGCACATTTCCACCGGAAAACAGCACTTCCAGGTCAAGAACAAGCGTTGGAAAAAGGCAGGTTTCCAGACTGTCCCATGCGATAGGAATCCCTGGGGTCACTGCCTGGAAGATGCTTACACAGCGTGAGCCCACTGCTTCCCACCCTGCCCAGCATCCCCACCGCTGCATGGGGCAATACCACACTGCCTGCCTGCACCGGGGCAGCCCAAGGACAGCTCATTCCCATTCCCTGGGCTATAAACAGGACCCCGCCACCAGGCAGCTCAGCTTCCAGCGGAAGGAATGGCTGCAATGCGGGGGAGAGCTCGGCACTTGCCTGGTGCTAACAGCTGGCCCCAGAGCTCCTCGCCCCTTCACCAGGCTGCATGTGGGGCTCAGGCAGCAGGTCAGGAATGAGCCTggctccctccctcccagcccaaTGCCTCCCCATTCTTGTGGGTGAGCTGGAGCCAAGTTTATCCCTGACACATCTCTGCTGGCTTCACTGGATTTAGACCACAGATATGGTGCAAGATTGAAATTCTTGTGGCACGAAAGGTCAGAGAAGAGTTATTAATGAGGAGAAGCAAGCACAGCCCAACTGGAGCAAAGGCTCATGGTGTGGAGCATCCCCAAATCACAGGCACATCCATAGCTCTCCATCGGCACAGCCTGGAGTAGCTGCCAGAGAGTATGGAGAGGCTGGGGACTGGGTCAGAGGCCCTTCGTCCACCAAAACTCCATGCCCTCCTTGCACAGCTACAGCCTCAGAGGGATCCAGTGGCTCTGGTGATGAGCAGAAAAGTTTGGAGAAGGTTTACATTAGCAAAGAACAATCTGAGTGCCAACAGCCATTCATTACACAAACTGAAAGTTTGTGCAGCAGGCACCTCCACCACTACCATAGAAGGCACCTACGAGGGGGTAaaagaagcagcacagctctgcctcagTGGGGAAACCTATGCAAAGTGGGGCATGGCAGGCATTGGGGCAGTGGGCCTCCATGCAGGGGTCATGGACAGGGACCTCTCCATGCACATCCTGTGCCGCATCTGGGCTCATCTCTACTAAGCCCCAGTATGGGCTCAGCAGCATGTCATCACCTCCCCACGATGTGGGAAGCCCTCAATGCTCATCATGTGGCATGGAGAGCACTGCCAGTAGACATCCATCACAGGTGGGACATCCTCCCAACAGTCTGCACAGCTTTCTCCTTTACCCATCAATGAGGTCCTCTGGGCCCTGGCACCACGTGTGTTTGACAACAAcactcctcctgcagcagcagcctccttcAGAGCCAGCACTGCGCGGCAGGTGGGCTGGGTGAGCTGCAAGGGGAGGCTGTCCCTGTCCCTGTCCTCTCCTGTGATGCCAGGCAATGTACTGAGCGACGACACTGGTGCTGCATCCCCAGAGCCGAACCCCTCACATCACATTTCTACTGCGGAAACACAACCCCATCTTTTTCCATCGGGAGGGAGAACTCCTGACCCTCGGGTCTCTCTGGCGCTGACCCcgagcagcagcacacacagcgACTTTGCCTCGCAGAGCCACATCCCCGGCAGTACCGCCGCGGCACCAACCAAAGCCGGGACCCGCGTGTGCTTNNNNNNNNNNNNNNNNNNNNNNNNNNNNNNNNNNNNNNNNNNNNNNNNNNNNNNNNNNNNNNNNNNNNNNNNNNNNNNNNNNNNNNNNNNNNNNNNNNNNGCTGCGTGCTTCGACCCGCCGTTCCCGGGGCTCTCCGTGCCCGCTCTCTCCTGGCGTCCCTCGGCCCTGCGTTGCTGCTGTCACTGTACCCCGACAAGAACTGGCACCTGTAGTGCGGGGCACCATAGAGCCGGCAGCCCCTTCTGGTCCCCtgagcagcccagccctgctccccccGCGCACAGCCCCGCAGAGATGTGCCCCCGTTCGTCTCTGTCTTTGGGACTGAGCCCCAATTCTCTCTCAAACCAAAGGGTCGCCCCGGGCCGTGGGCACAGGGCACAGCCATCCCTACGGCGCAGCCAAAGCGGCACCGTgggcactgcagctgctgtgaggCACCCGCTGTTCTCTGGGACACGGCAGTCACTCAGCACGTCCTGAGCGATGGCAGCCCGtggggtgctgctggctggctgctgTCCCAGAGGTGTGTGCCGGGACTCTGGCCCAGTTATCCCATCGTTGCTATGCTGGGAGTGGTCAGGAACAGTTACTTAACGttcataaaatgttttgaaaattaaaagcttCTCATTGTTGtggcattattattattattaggaATTAACTGAAGCTCTGGCCTCTCCAGGCTTTATCtctcacactgctgctggaagttCCTCATAACCCCGAACAGCCGAGTTTGATTTAGGGAGCTGTAGTTTATATGGGTGAAATCATTATAAACCCAATTGGCTCATTACTGCTGCACTAAAGCCGACAGCAGCAATTAACGGTGTGCTGTCACCACGTCCACTCCCACcctcagcacacagcccaggctcccagagctgtggctgctgcagagggTCAGCACTGACAGCATCTCCCCACCTTCAGCTTCCAGAAGCCCCCAAAGACGGATGCAGAATCAAGGCTcgagaagaaaaagaaacaaagagcacagaatTATCCGTGAGACTCCAATTCACTCTCAGGGGTGCAGAGGGCGCCTCTGCCACGTACAGTACTGAGAATCATACAGAGCTGCAATATAGAGATCTttctatgtatatatttataggtatgtatatatttataatgcGCTGCCTTTAAAACAGCCGCGCCTGCTTCTTCAGCTCGTTCCTCTTCCAGAGGGCCAGGCGGTCGAACTCGGCGATGGTCATGCCAAAGATCTGGTAGAACTCCTCCTGGGAGAGGTGCCGCTGTGGAGAGAGGGGCTGCTGGGCCAGGGCCACCATCCCAGGCTGATGGCAGTGcggggctgcagctggagggggTCTGGCAGCGAGACCCCCCCAAAGGTGTGCAACAGGGGACTGCAGGCTGCAGGACTGCTCGCACAGGAGATGCTCCTTGCATGCCCATGAGCCCCCCTCACTGCCCCACGTGGGCCAGGTAGGGTAAGCCCCAAGGAGATGTGCCCACTGGAAGATGCCTCACCTCTAACCGAGTCCTGTCCACGTCCTTGGGCAGCTGGTTCCTTCCCCTTGTCTTCACCAGGAGCAGCTCATAGGGGTAAATCtgtgcagggacagcagcactgtggcagCTCTCTACAGCCAGCAATGGGGCACCAGGACAGTGCCTCCCCCTGCCACATTTTGGGGGGCTTAAGTAGCACGGCAGGGCTTGGGTGGGACAGGGTAGAGGGTCGCCTGCTTTTGATGTGACCCTAATCCACCTGTGTGGCTCTGAAATGGTGAGTCCAAGTTCTGCTACTCGCTCTGCAAAGGCAGGAGTGGCTCAGAGGTGAATGTGAGCTGGGAACATGAGCACAGCCACCCACCTCTGCCTCGTGCCAGGGAGACATTGCTGCCTAGCACAGGGCTGGGGACCCAGGCAGGAAGCTGAGGCTCCAGTGGGACCCTAcggtgcagggatggggctgtcgggatggggatggaggagaATGAAGGCAGGAAGAGAGCAAAGCTTCTCCCTAACAGGGTCTGGGCACACAGGGGCACCTCTCTGGGACCTCCTCTGGGTGTCACCTCCAGGTGGCAGTCACGCCTGAGAGCCATCTTACCTTGTACTCTGTGGGacacaaaaaaacaagagacaTCAGCCACTCCCCACCAGCAGCCCCCTCCCGGGCTGCGGGGACTCCCCCATCTCTGCCCTTGTCCCTCTGGTCTAGATCCCATTtctggagctgcctgcagcgGGATGGCAGCCCCATGGCACCCGCTGACCCCCcgccctgcctgctgccctgcctgctgcccagccccacagcctcaCCTCGCATCCCCCAGTTGACGGCGTTGGTGCTGTCGTAATGGAAAAGCTCCGCGCTGGGCGGCTGCGGGAGGGATTcaaggagagagggaggggtGAGAAGGGGCCCCTCCAGACAGATTTCTTCCCAGCACAGCATCTCTCATGTCCCCAAAAGGGGAAGGCACCCCCATGCCTGGCAGTGAGGAAACTGAAGCACAAGCGACAAGGAAGTGACAAGCCCAGGTCTCCTAAGCTATAGGGTGTGAAGCAAAGCAAGGTGAGCTGCAGGACGGGGATTGAGACCTGCAGTGGGGCAGGCACAGCTCTCTGGCAGTGCCCACTGAGGGTTATTTGGGACTGGCACAGCCAGGCATGGCAGCAGGGATGCAGagaagggagcagcaggaggcactcaccctgtgcagcccattcctcCTGTAGGCAGGGAGAGAGGCTGACTTGGAAATGAGGGGATCTGGAAGGAAACCACCACGGAGCATGAGTGAGACCGCAGGGCCAGCCCAatgcacccagcagcactgctgcatgccCACACCTCCCCTTTTCTGACACATCTCCTTGGCCACTGCTCCCATGCATGGCACAGATGTGCTCCTGCCTCCCCAGGCCAGCTGCTCACAGTCCGTTTGCATTTCCGTTATTTCTCCATTGCTGTCCAGCTCCAAACTCACCTGGCTCTCTTTCCTTTCCAACTCCTCCCAGCGTGTTTCtcccccaggtccctctcccATGGCAGCCCTCCCTCCTCCATCCCAATAACCCCTTTCAAAATCTTCTTCCCTCCTTGCTCTGCCCTGGCACAGCACAggcctccttcctctctccacACCTCCCCAGTCCTAGCACGGCTCTCTGGGCTCAGCTCTCAGGCTCTGGTCTCCACAGCTGGGCAGGACCATGCCCCAAGGATGAGGGGTGTACACTCACCGCTGTCAGCCAGGTAGTGCATCCGGGGGGCTGCAAGGGGAGCACAGCCAGGGTCAAAGGGTTGAGCACTCTGCACCATGCAGAGATCCNNNNNNNNNNNNNNNNNNNNNNNNNNNNNNNNNNNNNNNNNNNNNNNNNNNNNNNNNNNNNNNNNNNNNNNNNNNNNNNNNNNNNNNNNNNNNNNNNNNNCATCCCCTGGTCCTCCTTAGGGCTCCCCAAGCATCCCCACACAGTCCCAGCCCCATGAGAGCATGGGGACTGCACAGAGCCTCAGGAAGAAAGGGGCCTCCTGGGTGCATCTCCCATTCCCAGCCCCTTCCTGCATGGCACAGAAGGACGGACAGTTGTGCTTACAGCCGTTGAGGGAGCCCTCATAGCCAGCCGTGTGCAGGgcttctctgctgctggcagagctgcgGGGCGGGGTCCAGGGGTCTGCGTAGGAGTTGGAGCGTGCCTTCATCTCCTCCCTTAGGATCAGCCTGCCGATGCCGCTCTGGATCTGGGCATGCAGAGAGATGGTGATGCTGGTTGGGAAGCATCCCAGGGCACATGGCACCTCTGGGCAAGGAGGTGACACACGGACTGCTCTGTGCCTTCCTGGCTCGCTGCCACCCTCTGTGCCCACCCTACCAGGCTGCAAACAGGGAAACCTCTCACCTTGTGCATGCCCCGCTCATAGCCATCCTCTTCACCTCCTGATGAGAACCGCCGGGCTCGGGGGGCTGCAAGGAGACATGTAGGGGGGGGTCAGATTGGGGCAGAGACAGGAGACAGCCCCCAGAGGCACAGGCATAGACAGATCCCAAGGACtgctgggatttgggggtcACTCTGGTACGTATCTCAGCTCAACCCCATCTTTGGGTCCAGGTGCAGCGCAGGGTGATGCCCTCTCTGCGGGTTTCCCATtcccacagtgctgcagatggctGTTACCTTTGGGGGATCCCTGGAAGGACCAGTATTCTGACTCGGAGTGGTAGTAGGGGTCGGGGGAGTAGGCAGGGCTGTACTTGGATGATTGTGCAATGTCCTCACTGGTTTTGCTTTTGGTGGCTGCAGGGACATTGTCTGCAAAAGGAGAATGGAGAGCTGTAACAGGGACACCACATTTATAAAAGTTCCACACCAGGATGAAAGCAAAGCCTCCTCTCTTCCCAGAACTTCGTAACAATTTGTGTTTGGGAGAGCTCAGAGAAGAGCTGGAAATAACCCATTCTCAAATGGCTGACACCTCCTGAAAACAAGGATGCAATGGCAGACAATGGTCATCAGTGCAGGGTCTGGCACTCCAGCAGCCTCAGTGCAAACAGCACCATGTCCCCAGGCTGTCCCATCTCCAAGGGCTATGGCTGCACAGGCACACAGCAGGGTTCACacaggaagggatggaggaggGCACAGTCCCTCTGGGGCAGCCAGTGGGTCACCATGAAGAGCAGGGGGAGGGACcccagcagctggggaaggggtTCAGCCCCAAGGCCAGGACACTTGTAGGGGGATGGGCACTGGGAACATGCATAGCCCCTGGCTCCTTCCAGCCCCCCTCGATGACTGTCCTGGAGGCAGCAGGGGCAGGGAGGTACAGGCAGAGCCCACCACCCAAGCACAGGGTACCTCACCGACAGCAGCTACTTACAGCAGAGGTGCAGGCAGACAACAAGGCAGTGGGCAGGTGGGAAAGGGAGCCcgcagagagagaggagagacaGTTACTACttcaggcagctgcagcccagctaCACATGCCAGCAAGCAGAGAGAGTGCAAGCCCAGCAGAGCCATGAACCACCCCAGgcttcctcctccccagcctCCTGCACCTCCTGGGTGCATTTCATCCTGCAGCAGTCATCCAGGATGGGCTATGTTATTCCTGCAGGGCTCCGTGTGTAACTGTAAATCACCATCTGCAGCCCTTTACGTGGGCTGCTCTGACTCCAGGTGTCACCCTCATCCCCTCTGCACCCCCCCCCCCATCCGTGTCCTCACTCCCCCTCCCAAGGATGCCCCATGGCTAGCAGCCCTCCCCTCCATCCTGCTCCTTGCACTGTGCCCTGCACTGTGCTTCTCAGAGGGGAAGCAGCAATACCATCCCCAAAGTCCTGctccccagctcctgcctgcatCTCCCACCATATCCCTACCCATCACCCACACCGAGAGCCACCGTGCCTGGCTCCCAGCTTGCAGACTGACCGTGCCGCTTGTAGATGGGAGGTTTCCTGTAGATGTTGCTCTCACCAGCAGCTGGatagagaaagggaagaaaggaggaaagaagcaTGGAGAGGAGCTCAGTGCGAGCTTGCAGCGGGCGCAGGACGGTGGTCCTGCAGGAgatgctgccccacagcagcctcCAGTGCAGCCCCAGCATCCAGCCACATCCAGGCTGGATTCCACTGCAGCTGGGCAGGTGGCAATGCATGAGTGCCATGCAGCGAACGCCCGGTCAGCATGCACCGCGGGGGGCACAGATGCACCACCGGCCctgccagcctgcagctgggcaCCATGGGGAAGAACGCCTGCGAGAACCACCTGCGAGCTACCTGGGGCACAACAAACTCAGCCAAAGCCTCTTTCcgcagcagagagagagaagagccaGCTGGGAGGGAAAGCGAGCCAGCGCCTGGTGCCAAGCTGGCGGAGGGTTGAGGGGGCCATCCATAAAGCACCGACCTGCTGGGTGGGGGATGGGGTAGGAGTGTGGTCAGGGTGTCCTTGTGGTGCAGGGTGTCTCCGGGCACTGGGGGTCCCATGGTGGGACAGAGTGGTGGGAGGTGTCCGTAGCGGGGCAGGGGATGGATGGTGCTCTGCCTGCTTCCCGCCCACTGCCCCCCCTCTGACCCATCCCCGTGGGCTCTGGGAGTGGGTGGTGGCCCTTACCTGGTGGCCCCCTGCAATCCCTGCAGaagggcagcaggctgctggcaaGCCCAGAAGAGCCTGGGGGGAGGGAGCGGCGGGCCCTAGGGGGAGTATAAAATAATCATCTGTAAAGGGGGAGAGCAGAACGGCCCCTGGCTGACACGCATTGCCTCATGGTCCTGGGGGAGCGGGCAGGGGATGGCTCTCTGCAGGGGCTCCTCGAGATGTGCGGGTAGAAGAAGGGTGggcatggggacaaggggacaAGCAGACACTGGAAGGCTCTGAGACGTTTGGGTGGTGACGGGGAGGAGGAGGGTTCAAGCTGCAGGTCCTGCTTATGGATGGCCTCTACCAGGGTAGatcctgctgccagctggctCTAGGCAGGCGGTGGAGCTACGCATGCAGCACACAAGGGATGGCACATGCGGGCATGCGACACATACGGCGCTTCCCCTGGGGCCAGGGGCTCCAGAGCCTACCTGGAATGTGGAAATGCTTGGGTGCTTGGTATGAGGTTGGAGTAGAAGACCTCACATCTAACTGGCTATAGTAGGGGGAGCTGCGCCCACTCTCTGTGCCTACACGGTGCCGAGCAGAAGCAGCCAAAAGTGATCGAGAGAAAGAAcaagaggcagaagaaaacaggTGTTAAAGGCAGCGGTGTTAGAAGAGCAGGGGATGGCCCGTGTAGTGAGGTGACAGGGTGATGTAGTCCAGGAGGGGCCGTGATGGAGCAGATGCCCTGCATCTTCTGATGAAGGCAGATGTGGAAGTGCCCCATTGGCAGCACCACTGGTGAGAGGAAAGCTGTGCGTGATGCAGTGGTGAGTGGTGCAGGGATGGTGGAGGAGGCAGCACCTCTGGACACACTGCCTCAGGTTGTGCCGTGCATTTCCACCGAGCTCCAGATGCCAGGAGAGCGGGCAGACACAGCGTGCTCCtccccagctgagctctgcaaTCCGGAGCAGCACTTGCAGCATGAGTGCTCCATGCACAACCCCAGAACTACCACGCCAGCTGAGTGGGCTGCTCTCCTCTACATTTTGTTGGACCTTGGGGCCACCTTCATCCTCAGATCTGAGCCCCCTCTCTGCCACAGAGAGTGGCAGAACCATgggctgcatgcagcacagcaggtcaCCACCTGCCCCCACCGCTCCTCCTCTGTCCCTGGCCAAGACCAGAGGGGTCCCTGGAGCCACAGCCCAAATCCTCACCTGAGCGGTAGAAGTGGTGGGGGGACCTCGGGATGGTGGGAGACATGCCCTGCCGGCTGTAGGTGGGGGAGTCGATGTAGCCAGGGCTGGAGGCTCGCCTCTGCCGGATGTCAAAGCTCTCATAGATGTCCTGGGGACAGGGAGAGGTGTGGAAGGTTAGAGCTGAGGGTGAGTGATAGAGGTGGCTGATGATGCTGTTGAGTGCATGCATGTCCAGTTGGGGCTGGACAGAAGCAGTCCCCTGGGATGGGTCCCCGTGTCCCCCAACCTCGGGTTGGCACCGGGCAGGggatgctcagcacagccccatagTAACAGCAGGGTGATGAAAGCCTGCAGTGCCATTACCTGTGAGTACGGGGAGAGGGTCCCCAAGGACTGGAGACAGCAGGAGGCAGGGAGGAGAGATAGAGAGAGACAGCACATGGTTAACGGTGGTGgccacacagcagctctgtttccCATGCCATAGGCCACTCGGTGAGAGCAGATTCATGACAGCTGTTGGGGTGGATGGACTGGGGTGACAAGCCCTGGGACTAGGGATGAGAGGGATGTGGCTGCGGCACATTACAAAGCCCTTGCCAGGACTACCTCAACCCCCCCCCTCCTCTCTGTGGGATCTGATCAAATCCTGTCCCTCTGTGCCCTTCTGCCCATGAGCTGCTATGGGACAGCTCCATGCCACCTCACTCTTGACAGTGACTTCAGCACCTGCTGATGGGAAGGAACCCTTGGGGAGAAATCCCCTTTCCTGTGTGCCCACTGGTGTCCCTGAGAAGTGAGTGAAGCCCCATGCCATGTCCCCATATGGGGGTCCGGCTCTGGGCACATCCCAGCTCAGTACCTCCCCATAGCTATATCTCTCCAGAGTCTCATCCGACGTGTATCTGTGATAGGGCTCGTACGAAATGAGGTCAGGACGCTGCACTTCGTAGATGGCTTTAATCTTGGGAAGAGCTGCCAGGTCTTTGTAATTAAGGATCTCATTATCCACTTTAGCCTAGGGAGAGGGAGAGACAGAGGCAGAAAGGACggaaagggagagaaggaaagaggaaaggggaagatgGAGCACACAGTACACAGAACCAGCACGTGGAGCCCGAGCACCAcgacagcaggaagaaaagatgagtggaggcagcagagggacaggggAGAGGGGCTGGGATGGAGGACAGTGGGACAATGTCCCTCGGGGTGCTCCCTCCGTGCCAATGGGGAGAGGGGACATGACTCGTCCATGCTGTTCCCAAACACAGGGGTGGGAACTGTCACTCTCCCTTCCAAATCACTCCAAACCCATGGCCACAGCCCCAGTTCTGCCCTGTGGGGCTGAGGTCAGAGATCTACTTACGCAGATGACTCTGTTGGGGGAGCCGATGCTGGAGCCGGGTGGCGAGATTGAGGTTTCTGATGTCCTTCTGTGCTGTGAAGCCGAAAAGAAAGGACCAGTGAGAGCCAGCCAAGTcacagccaggagcagcagacATTGCAtagtgctgagtgctgctcaGGAATGAAGCTCCTTCAGGGTAAGGAACCACTCTGGGCTGGGGCAGTGCTCCCGCAGTGCCCAGGGACTCGGGTCAGCATTTGGGACCTGCAGCTTTTGGAGAGGCCTCTGACTGCCACCTACCTTCAGCTTCTTCTCTGCCCGAGCTGCCTGCTTGCAGATGGGGTGCCACACCTCAGAGCCTGGAGTGCAGAGGGAAAGCGCCTGAGCTCTGTGCACAGCTCGCACCCACTGCTAGATATCACCCAGCTGTGTGCCTGCACGTCCCCCGCCCCGTCCTGTCCCTGCATATCCCAGCCCCGCCACCTCCTGCCCCTGCCCAGAACCTGCTGACCCCCAGTGGGATCTGGCTGTGCTGTCCCCAGCTGCACCAAGCTGTTGGTGTGCAGCTGGGAATGGCTCCTATGGGGGCTGGAATGAGCTCCTGCCAGAACCAAAGCAGCTGAGCAAAGACAGAGCCTTAAGATGCTCAGTGTAACCCAGACAGAGGGGAGGTGGGACAGGTGGGAAGGGTCCTGGGGTTCCCTGCACTGGGCACAGCCCCCATCACTGTAGCAGTCCCTACCTGTGAGGTACATCTCCTCTCCTGCGGTGAACATCTGGTGGCAGCGCACGCAGCGGGCGCAGGTGGGGTGGTAGTGCTTCCCACCCGCCTGCAAGGGAACAGCCTGAGTGGGGCAGGGCCTGGGCATGCTCAGGGGCAAAGCCTCAGGGAGAGCAACACAAAGTAGAAAAAAGCAGAGCG
This genomic interval carries:
- the ABLIM3 gene encoding actin-binding LIM protein 3 isoform X11, translating into MSTSTVPYQQNPYTAGSGSTVIQCYRCGDTCKGEVVRVQSNHFHIRCFTCQVCGCDLAQSGFFFKNQEYICTHDYQQLYGTRCDSCGDFITGEVISALGRTYHPKCFVCSTCRKPFPIGDKVTFSGKDCVCQNCSHSLISTKPIKIHGPSHCAGCKEEIKQGQSLLALEKQWHVSCFKCQTCGIILTGEYISKDGVPYCESDYHAQFGIKCETCDRYISGRVLEAGGKHYHPTCARCVRCHQMFTAGEEMYLTGSEVWHPICKQAARAEKKLKHRRTSETSISPPGSSIGSPNRVICDIYESFDIRQRRASSPGYIDSPTYSRQGMSPTIPRSPHHFYRSDNVPAATKSKTSEDIAQSSKYSPAYSPDPYYHSESEYWSFQGSPKAPRARRFSSGGEEDGYERGMHKIQSGIGRLILREEMKARSNSYADPWTPPRSSASSREALHTAGYEGSLNGSPRMHYLADSDPLISKSASLPAYRRNGLHRPPSAELFHYDSTNAVNWGMREYKIYPYELLLVKTRGRNQLPKDVDRTRLERHLSQEEFYQIFGMTIAEFDRLALWKRNELKKQARLF
- the ABLIM3 gene encoding actin-binding LIM protein 3 isoform X6; its protein translation is MSTSTVPYQQNPYTAGSGSTVIQCYRCGDTCKGEVVRVQSNHFHIRCFTCQVCGCDLAQSGFFFKNQEYICTHDYQQLYGTRCDSCGDFITGEVISALGRTYHPKCFVCSTCRKPFPIGDKVTFSGKDCVCQNCSHSLISTKPIKIHGPSHCAGCKEEIKQGQSLLALEKQWHVSCFKCQTCGIILTGEYISKDGVPYCESDYHAQFGIKCETCDRYISGRVLEAGGKHYHPTCARCVRCHQMFTAGEEMYLTGSEVWHPICKQAARAEKKLKHRRTSETSISPPGSSIGSPNRVICAKVDNEILNYKDLAALPKIKAIYEVQRPDLISYEPYHRYTSDETLERYSYGESLGTLSPYSQDIYESFDIRQRRASSPGYIDSPTYSRQGMSPTIPRSPHHFYRSAAGESNIYRKPPIYKRHDNVPAATKSKTSEDIAQSSKYSPAYSPDPYYHSESEYWSFQGSPKAPRARRFSSGGEEDGYERGMHKIQSGIGRLILREEMKARSNSYADPWTPPRSSASSREALHTAGYEGSLNGSPRMHYLADSDPLISKSASLPAYRRNGLHRPPSAELFHYDSTNAVNWGMREYKIYPYELLLVKTRGRNQLPKDVDRTRLERHLSQEEFYQIFGMTIAEFDRLALWKRNELKKQARLF
- the ABLIM3 gene encoding actin-binding LIM protein 3 isoform X5, with protein sequence MSTSTVPYQQNPYTAGSGSTVIQCYRCGDTCKGEVVRVQSNHFHIRCFTCQVCGCDLAQSGFFFKNQEYICTHDYQQLYGTRCDSCGDFITGEVISALGRTYHPKCFVCSTCRKPFPIGDKVTFSGKDCVCQNCSHSLISTKPIKIHGPSHCAGCKEEIKQGQSLLALEKQWHVSCFKCQTCGIILTGEYISKDGVPYCESDYHAQFGIKCETCDRYISGRVLEAGGKHYHPTCARCVRCHQMFTAGEEMYLTGSEVWHPICKQAARAEKKLKHRRTSETSISPPGSSIGSPNRVICAKVDNEILNYKDLAALPKIKAIYEVQRPDLISYEPYHRYTSDETLERYSYGESLGTLSPYSQDIYESFDIRQRRASSPGYIDSPTYSRQGMSPTIPRSPHHFYRSAAGESNIYRKPPIYKRHAAVDNVPAATKSKTSEDIAQSSKYSPAYSPDPYYHSESEYWSFQGSPKAPRARRFSSGGEEDGYERGMHKIQSGIGRLILREEMKARSNSYADPWTPPRSSASSREALHTAGYEGSLNGSPRMHYLADSDPLISKSASLPAYRRNGLHRPPSAELFHYDSTNAVNWGMREYKIYPYELLLVKTRGRNQLPKDVDRTRLERHLSQEEFYQIFGMTIAEFDRLALWKRNELKKQARLF